The segment TTTGTATTCGTATTGCATAGAGGATATTTCGCCGAAAGCAATTGCACCACCAAACGAGCAAGAACAATTTCTATATCTACCAGAACTTTCTACACATTGGCGTATAGAAGATGAACTGGTTACAAAATTTGACATGCCTCCAAAAAGAACCCAAAGATGTGCCATAATCTTTACTATAAATGATGTGTCTGGTTTTGAGTATGATAATGTTCATGTGCATTATCGCATACAACTTCCCGAAAATACAATACTGGAAGAGGGTCTGTTGGATGCTACAACACACACTGCTTCAAATTGGAACTCTAACACAACTCAACACATTGGCTTAACCTGGCAAATCACTTTATTATGTGAAGAACAATTTGATCCCTCCCATAATTTACGCAtattttttgaagttatttCAATTGATTCCTGGGAAAGAGAACGTATCGAAGGTTTTTCCCACTACAACCTAAATCTGTTGCAGCCCTTTAATAGTACCGTAAAACTAACTTGTATTCGCCCAGTTGAATCATTTTTAGAATCTATTAATCGTTACTTTATTGGTGGACGTCGAAAGTTTGATTATGAGCGTTTTGTGTGTGAATTGTCTGAGAACGAAGTTGCAGGTGGTACGTCTAATTTTCACTGTCGTTATGGTGGACACATGCAAAACTCAGGTCAACTAAGTTTAACCTGTCAAATGTTAACGCAGCGTAATTGTGAACTTCTAAATCCATGCTTGAGTCGGTCAAGTGGAATGACATTGGACGACATTATGATGGCATATAAAGAGGCTAGAAGGAGATTAGAGGCAGTtgcattaaaataatgaaacataTGTTCTTTTAAAAAGGATTTGATTTGATCGGTCTATGTGTTTCTTTTACATTCTAATTTT is part of the Lucilia cuprina isolate Lc7/37 chromosome 3, ASM2204524v1, whole genome shotgun sequence genome and harbors:
- the LOC111675158 gene encoding Meckel syndrome type 1 protein homolog codes for the protein MINSLPKHSGIYFVKDNINNLQFKIHFRSINTLLKLPKYNVPTENNNELFASKRTIENSSTDDDKIVLLKWQQKVFSATECELYSDVKNCTNDQQKKYHNEILKQKDKDKKQTKKKRQRKQPKTEVVETTAMGNFIFTYVHEDNFSPHNEQVHKFSGLMKEVEEQPFEQMFVYAALKPDTQLAVLRWFKQDRLLYIYPDFTASHDEPYFIEINSDYRHLYSYCIEDISPKAIAPPNEQEQFLYLPELSTHWRIEDELVTKFDMPPKRTQRCAIIFTINDVSGFEYDNVHVHYRIQLPENTILEEGLLDATTHTASNWNSNTTQHIGLTWQITLLCEEQFDPSHNLRIFFEVISIDSWERERIEGFSHYNLNLLQPFNSTVKLTCIRPVESFLESINRYFIGGRRKFDYERFVCELSENEVAGGTSNFHCRYGGHMQNSGQLSLTCQMLTQRNCELLNPCLSRSSGMTLDDIMMAYKEARRRLEAVALK